A DNA window from Pontimonas salivibrio contains the following coding sequences:
- a CDS encoding efflux RND transporter periplasmic adaptor subunit, giving the protein MKKSTKITLGVVIGVAVVGAGVATAVSLTNQPDPVDQLITSEVDVRTISTTVAASGEVQAADQLGVNFATAGDVSSIVVEAGDEVNAGDVLATLDPTALESALATAQNSVASARDGVSAANLAEATAQQAINTADQALAAAEQAIANAKDLDSNRSEAVATANRQLAAAQAQRDTAEYQQARVPLQKAAASSGLAAAQAGLEQAEANLEKATLRAPMSGTVLMVGAEEGDSVTTAGADAFIIADLGAFEVTANFAESDIISIEEGQSVQVDFDAIPGESREGTVTEVSLMGQVDPTGGSLTTYPVTVSISNPPELLRVGMTAQINIITAENVDVVAAPVAALNVRGEDVVVNVLLDNATVQEVVVETGTQGSNFVEITSGLEGGETVIIGDVGEFPVVSSDDEFDPATGPPPGVEDQQRQREQFDE; this is encoded by the coding sequence GTGAAGAAGTCGACCAAAATTACTCTCGGCGTTGTGATTGGGGTGGCCGTTGTGGGTGCCGGTGTGGCCACAGCGGTGTCACTCACAAACCAACCCGACCCGGTGGATCAGCTGATTACCAGCGAGGTCGACGTGCGCACCATCTCCACCACGGTCGCCGCCTCCGGTGAAGTACAGGCTGCTGATCAACTGGGTGTCAACTTTGCGACCGCCGGCGATGTCTCGAGCATCGTTGTCGAAGCAGGCGATGAAGTAAACGCGGGCGATGTGTTGGCCACCCTCGACCCCACGGCGTTGGAATCGGCACTCGCCACCGCCCAAAACAGTGTGGCCAGCGCGAGAGACGGTGTGAGCGCTGCGAACCTCGCGGAAGCAACCGCTCAGCAAGCCATCAATACCGCTGACCAGGCGCTCGCCGCAGCCGAACAAGCTATTGCGAACGCCAAAGACCTCGACAGTAATCGCTCGGAAGCTGTCGCAACCGCGAATCGTCAACTCGCCGCTGCCCAAGCTCAGCGCGACACGGCCGAATATCAACAAGCCCGAGTACCCCTGCAAAAAGCAGCCGCGTCCAGTGGGCTCGCTGCCGCGCAGGCCGGGCTCGAACAAGCTGAAGCGAACCTTGAGAAGGCCACACTGCGCGCCCCAATGTCCGGCACGGTGTTGATGGTCGGTGCAGAAGAAGGTGACTCGGTCACCACCGCAGGCGCTGATGCGTTCATCATTGCCGACCTGGGTGCGTTCGAAGTGACCGCAAACTTTGCCGAATCGGACATTATTTCCATCGAAGAGGGCCAAAGCGTCCAAGTCGACTTTGACGCTATTCCGGGTGAAAGCCGCGAGGGCACAGTGACCGAAGTGTCACTCATGGGCCAAGTTGACCCCACTGGTGGGTCACTCACCACCTACCCGGTGACCGTATCTATTTCGAACCCGCCCGAGTTGTTGCGGGTCGGAATGACCGCTCAGATCAACATCATTACGGCCGAGAACGTCGACGTCGTCGCCGCCCCGGTTGCTGCGCTCAATGTGCGGGGCGAGGATGTGGTGGTCAATGTTCTTCTCGATAACGCCACCGTCCAAGAAGTGGTTGTGGAAACGGGCACCCAAGGAAGTAACTTTGTCGAAATCACCTCCGGTCTGGAAGGTGGCGAAACCGTCATCATCGGTGACGTGGGTGAGTTTCCCGTGGTGAGCTCGGATGACGAATTTGATCCGGCAACGGGACCGCCACCAGGTGTGGAAGATCAACAGCGCCAGCGGGAGCAATTTGATGAGTGA